One Ctenopharyngodon idella isolate HZGC_01 chromosome 3, HZGC01, whole genome shotgun sequence genomic window, tttggttaccagcgctcttcaaaatatcatctttattgttccacagaagaaagtcatataggtttggaacgacatgagggggagcaaatgatgacattaTGATGAAATGATGATCATTTTTGGATAATCTTTTGAAAGCAGTAGTACTTAGCCTTTTTGCCTCAAAAGACTCCATTGTccaatataattattattttttttatattaaattagcCACAATCATTTTGTGATTACTGAAGTTTCAGGAACTGTATGTtcttcaataaaaacaatagtttTTGAAGTTATTGAAggggaaaatgaaaataaccccATGAAATGATTTGATGAACGCCATTTTCTTTCATGCACTAACATATTTCTGTTGAAACTGAAATTTGGGATGGTATAAAAGCCTGTGGTTTTTGTTAAATAGCCAATTGCATTTAGTTTAGCTCACAGCCAGACACAACCTGATTTACTAATGACAGGTtgtatttatagtatttatagaCATTGTAGAGagaatattttgaatacatcCCTAAGAAGAGTATATTGCGAGTACATCCTTAAAAGGAGATTACATTTTTTCTGGAAGAGAAAGGCAGTACTTTTAAAATCCTAGATCTGCTAAGAGTTACTTTTGTCAACTTTTTGGATTACATTAGCATATAGATGACAGATatggactaaaagccacaaaacatATACTTATTTGGTCTTTAATGCAATCTTCTGTTGTTCCTCAACACATGTAAGCCAGTCGCCATCAGTGTTAAACTAGCGCCAACCTGTGGTAGTGACTTCTAACTGCATGTACTCAATTCAGTCAGGACCTTGCATTTTGTGGCAATGTCGTGAACAATGGTTGTGTTTTATCTTGCATATAATAAATACGCTCTTCAACAAGCTCTTCTTTCAGATAATTCAGTCCACAGGATCCGAATTAGTTGGAAGTCCATCAAATCTCCCTATAAAACTCTCTCCTGCTGGTTTTACAATCCATTAATTTTACATCCCAATCTTCATCTGAGCTTTCGCCGTGTGACTGTAGGAGATTTTCTGCTCCATTAGGTTTTTGACTCTGACTTATTCATCTGCATTCACTCCCTCTATAAgtcctttttttatttgaagtagTTCCTATCATTGATTCTTGATGGTGTCTGAAGTACTTTTCTCATTATAATGCTTTTCTCATCACTTGTCTCATTCATGCCAATATAACTGAAATGCCTGATGATACCAGGGGGCGATGGGGAGTCCCCCTCGTCCTGTTGTGGGTAAATTGGAATAGGGCACTAAAACACCTGGATGTGTTGAGATAATGAGTTCTGTAATGGTTCTGACATTTCCGGGAGCTGAGAGTCCCCACTGGGGATGTGAGAGAGGGAGATGGCAAGGTGATTATGGACCAATCAGCAGAGAGCGGGTAGAGAAAAGATCCTTTTAGTATTCATAAGAAAAACTATGGCACAGACATCTAAAACACATTCATATATTCACAGCTCTCCTACTCATGTTTTAATCTAGAGCACAGTCACTGACAAAACAGCACTAAAAAGCACCACTTTTGTAGTgcaataatgcattaatatgataatcattcagtaccatggtactgTCGCAATCGTTTTTGTAAGGCATAATAGAGGACCTACTTTAACCAATTATTTGCAAAATATATGCATAAAGTTCTTAATCAGTACCAAAAAGAGTTTCACAGCCTTATGCCTAAGcaagaacatttttaaagggatagttcacccaaaaatgaacattgtcatcatttactcaccctttttattttctgttaagCACAAAAGgtgaaactaaaaaataaaaaggtgaaaataaaaagggtgagtaaatgatgacaatgttAATTTGAGAGTtccaaaatttcattttggaaaaaaatcctgaaaaactCCTGATATGAATGAGGATGAATGAGgatatgtgtttttgtattcatTAATTACTATTACTACATTATACTACATTACATAGattactattcaaaagtttggggtcagtaagatttattttaatacttaatataagaagaaattaatactttttattcagcaaggtgacagtaaagacatttgtaatgttaaaaaaaaaagtttttgatttcaaatatattattttcttttgaaatttctattcatcaaaaacatgaagcagcacaactgttttcagcattgataataataaatgtttcttaagcatcaaatcatcatattagaatgatttctgaaggatcatgtgacactgaagactggagtaatgatgctgaaaattcaactttgccatcacacgaataaattacattttaaaacatatttatatagaaagcagttcttttaaattgtaataacacttcacaatattactcatTTTACTGTagttctgatcaaataaatgcagcataagAGACTCCAAAGAACCATATAGCCAACTTAAGAACCTTAAGTTGGTTCttgaggaaccaaaaatggttcttgaggaagctcaagaGGCCATTAAAGAACCTTTAAGAATGTATATGCAAGCTTTTTGTATGAGTTTTGTATGTTCACCATAGAaactaattgttttttttgtttttttgtttcttttatgtTCCTCAGTACGTTGAGACCATCAGCAGTAAACAGAGTGAGCTGGATACCTTCATTGCAGAGGGCTACAAAACTGCACTTTCAGAGGAACGTAGGAGATACTGTTTCCTGGTAGACCGTCAGTGTGCTGTGGCCAAGAACAGCAGTGCCTACCATGGCAAGGTGAGACCCAGATGCTTTTTCCTTTGCTGTACAAGATAGACAGCATCACCACAAATGTACTTTCACAGTCTCTCCTGTAATATGGCTGAAGACAGCAGCAGTTGCCATGGCAATCCCCAAAGATCACCCCTCACTACCGTCTCCATTGGGCACAGTTTGTTTGGGCTTATTGCAAAGATGAGATTTATTCTCCCCTGCAATTGTCTGTGTTCCAAGAGTGCCTATGAAGTAATGCACGCCATTTCTGACATATCAATTTTCCGTAATAACGGAGCCACTTTCTCACGGTAAAACCACATCATGCTGCATGTAGAGCAGTTATTTAGATCTGCAGGTGGTCCCACCCCATATGCAATCAACTTAAATGCACCTTTTTACATCTGtatacttgtgtgtgtgtgtgtgtgtgctggagAGATGCTTGCACGTGGCTATTTTGTgtaatactgtatattattgtATAACTTGCTCTGACTAAACCATAAACCCTGATCACGGACAAGACGTGTGGTGCTGTCTTCTGGGAACGCTGAAGCTGTAGGGAGGGGCGGAGAAAAGCCTTTCGTTTTCAAGAACATCCTGTCCAGTAGCTAATCAGTACGGAGGCGTGTGTGGGAAGAGTTCAGAAAGGGCGcgctgaagagagagagagagagagcgagtgtGGTAGAATCAGGAGCCGTGAGTGTGTTGTGTGCGTGAGTCACCAGGAGTGGGCGGTAGGACGGAGACGAAGGCCCCTCACCCACACTGCAGTGAGCTGTACTGTAAGTGGTCCGAGATGTGAGAGACCCATCGGCAGTTGCTCAGAATCGACAGTTAACTGTTATGATGTGAGGTGAATTATATGTTGAAAGGATTGTGCTATGTTAAAATTTTGAAGCAAAAGACAGAAGTCAAAAAGCTTAGGGTCAAAACGGTGAAGGTGGTCGGGCGGGACTCATTTCACAAGCAACCAGAGAACAACCCAACAACACACTGAAAATAACACCCAGAACATCCGACCAACCATCCTGAACATCTTAACAATAGACTAAAACACGCAAAACACCGTAGCAAACactcagaacatcctagcaGCACACTATAAACCATttagaacatcctagcaaccacccagaacaaccaAACAATACACAAACAACCACACAAACACCGTAAAATAACCCAGAACGTCCTAGCAACACACCAAAAGCCTGTCAGATCACCCTAAAAATCACTCGGAACAACCTAACAACACACAAATAACCACTCGGAACACCGTAAATTAGCCCATAGCATCCTAGCAACACACCAAAAGCTAGtaagaacaccctagcaatcactCAGAACAACCAAACAATACACAAACAACCACACAAACATCGTAAAATAACCCAGAACGTCCTAGCAACACACCAAAAGCCAGTAAGAACACCCTAGAAATCACTCAGAACAACCTAACAACACACAAATAATCACTCGGAACACCCAGAAATGACCCAGAACCCCCTAGCAATCACTCAGAACAACCTAACACACAAACAACTACTCTGAACACCCTAAAATgacccagaacatcctagcaacacaCCAAAAACCagtcagaacaccttagcaatcacTCAGAACACCATAACAACACACAAACAACCACTTGGAACACCCAGAAATGACCCAGAACCCCCTAGCAATCACTCAGAACAATCTAACAACACACAAATAATCACTCGGAACACCCAGAAATGACCCAGAACCCCCTAGCAATCACTCAGAACAATCTAACACACAAACAACTACTCTGAACACCCTAAAATgacccagaacatcctagctACACACCAAAAGCcagtcagaacaccctagcaatcactCAGAACATCATAACAACACACAAACAACCACTCTGAACACCCGGAAATGACCCAGAACCCCCTAGCAATCACTCAGAACAACCTAACAACACACAAACAACCACTCCTAGCAACATACCAAAAGCCAGTTAGAATACCCTAGCAATCACTCAGAACAACCTAACACACAAATAATCACTCGGAACACCCTAAAATgacccagaacatcctagcaacacaGAATACCCTATCAATCACCCGcatcacattaaaaacactcaaaacaccttagcaacaaaCTACAATCCATTTAAACAGcctagcaatcacccagaacaccttagcaacacaacacaaacaactaTTAAGaacaccttaaaaaaaaatccagaacaccatagcaacacacCAAAGAACACTCAGAACACTTTTGCAACACAATATAAACCACTtataacaccatagcaacctagcaacacaataaaaataactcagaacaccctagcaacacacCAAAGACATTTTTCTGACACATTTAAAATCCAgaacacattagcaacacactaaaaaccacttagaacaccctagcaaccacccagaacatcttagcaacacaataaacacaacTCAGAACACCCCAACCAATCACCtaaaacaccatagcaacacacCCAAAACACTCTGATCACCTTAGCAACACACAATAGACCACttagaataccctagcaacaacATAGAACACTATAAAAACCCATTTAGAATCACTCAGAACACCTGAGCAGCCATAATTGAAACATCTAGGCAGCCACTTGCGTTTTCTTCTGAAAGTGTAAAAATCTAGTCACGATTCTGAAGTAGTAAAATAACTGTAGTAACTCTGGGGTTTTGGCAGAAACTacagttaccatggtaatttTTTTACATGAGGAGCAAGTGTAGTGTAAAGCCAACAGAGGACATCtggcatctctctctctctcccttttaTTCACTCATTCAGATACATTTTAGCACACCATTTATGGACAAGCTTTTCCAATGCTATTCTAAACAATCCCTGTCTTTCCCATTTTGTTTGTAGGGTAAGGACTTGTTAACCCAGAAGATCCCGGTGTGGCAGCAGGCCTGTTCAGACCCCAACAAGCTGCCTGACAGGGCCATGCTGCTCGCCCAGCAGATGACCTCTGGATCAAGCACCCTCCTCTCCAGCCCTCTGCACTCCTCCAAGGGCAACCTGGTCATCTCAGATCCCATTCCTGGAGCACAACCGCTGCCCGTGCCCCCCGAACTAGCTGCCTTCATGGGCCATCAGGGGGTTAGTAAAGAATACTTGTCATCCGTTTCACAACATAAAGCATTGATTGTTAGTCAGAATGTACAAAATAGCATTTCAAGCCTTGCATATCCTGATGTGAAAAGTAAATGTTCATTTGCATACTGAAGCATTAGCTGAGCGTTGGATGATTCAGCCTCTTTAAAACTCATGTCTGCAGGCATGAGTTAGTTGAGTGGCCCCTCGCTAGAGCAGAACGCTCACACAATATTAATTGTGCCTctacacccataatgcactaaCACTCTATTGGTGCTGCTGCTCGAGTGATACTCATATATCACAGAGCTTGTTTAGAAGTCTGTGGCCTTGTCTGCTGGTTTAAAACCCAGCCTTTTGTGTGCGTGTCTGGTTGTGGCCGActgatattgtttttttttttttgtttttttttttgttttgttttttgttttttgatggccgatgccgatatcacactatttaaaggtgcaataggtgattctctacagaaacattttttgttattctggttgaaagtctcctcatatcctgatagaaATCACtaggtctaaatgtatttttataaatgtatatcatctgtggaaggcgtaggaaCATAAAACGTTCATCCAATTATTATTCAGTCCGAATGAAATAatacgatgtcctacctgcctgtcaacgtatgtttttacataccctaATGCACCCTGTTCGTgcagacatcatacgtcatcagcATGTTTCttgctatgcagagtttatgTAGACAGACGTTAGTCACAgagcaccgcaaacaaacagcagccaccttttacagttcctaccaTATCAAAACAACGAgtttatgctgcgttcacaccaaAACTactgtaattaagagatggcaacccatgacgttctaaccggagctgttcacgtcctcagactcagaATGAGTTTCCATGTATCAACaccgaaattaatctgcagcagtcagttGCAAGCTCTCGAAGTTGTTtacgtttattattattgtaatgttatgtgctttgagacatgaggtagtttaacgccgtCACTTGTGACGCTTTGCCGAGAGCAGCTGTGCGTGTGTGCCTTCATGTCTTTTGGAGGAGGATTCTtgattgtgtgtgtctgtcctcTCCTGTCCGCATCCAATTCACATCGACCGACCATTAAGCACTGACTACACATGTTTTTATGCAGTCTACAAATGCACAgagtatacttttttttgtatACCATTTGCTCAGTTCTGtctaataatgtaatgtaatgtaataatgcagaggtcttcaaccctgcttCTGGAGACCCACTGTCCACCCACAAGTTTAATTCCAACCTGCTTCAACACACCTGAAGAGCTTGactagctggttcaggtgtgtttgattagggttggagttATGCTGCGTTCaattcacgccatgtcgtaattatgATAAATAAAGCTCTGTATGCTTTTCAAATCACTCTCGTgttactttgatgtcatacaaaAGTCAACCACAAGTCAAACACACCTTAAATCTGCAGTGGCCACGTGGTACAAGTCgaagctctcagaaaattatgAGTTTACACGTTGTAATTACAAGTTCTACAAGCATGTGAAGGCTTTTTACAGTTCAGAATCCttacggtaattacgacatggcatAAACGCACCTTTCAActcaggagcagggttgaagacctaTGTAATAATGTATTACACTGTTAAACAGAGACAGTAaactaaaggcctgttcacactaagaacgataactataaagataactataaagataacgataaagatatagttctaaaattcattctgaatataaaagaatagcactgtccacaccacagctataacgataatgatATAGAGAAattatattgttggaatcactttcagaacgattttttttttccagctgttgaacgataaaactgacagccaatcagaattcattctaatttaagggctcgcgcatttaaaatggcagatgacATTGCAGTTGCGGAGCAGTTAATCGCCGaagtccagaaaaagccaccactgtcaCACGTCAAACAAACgtacaagtcaaacccccttttcaaggatattttaaagaaaatggatatatggaaaacaatcggtcatactcTCGGGATAAATtctgagaagtattaacgatgagatcattatgccaggttagcaaacagtgtaacataaaattacctcaggaaTCCAGTGctagttttgaaaaaaaaaaaaaaagattagccattgtttttattccactatattgacttcgtcagctaaattcactgttgattagatcgattacactagctattcactcgaaacagcatgctgaggacatctgctggttaaaaccatgtaaatgcaacaagcaaaacagcaaaaacatgttgtacacactttgaaactgcagcgcatgagcttagaataaacagaccattatcgttcgttggtgtggacgtaaatatagttatcgttatagttacctttatagttattgttcttggtgtgaacgggctgCTCCGATGCTCAGGCACTGGCATTAACAGTGCTGTCAGAATAAAAgtctcacacactctcaaaaTAAAGGTAAAAGTAAAGGAAAGACTTTTCGGGCAATGCCGATAATTAAAAAAGGCCAAATGACAGCAGAGGCGATATATTGGTCGACCATTAGTGTCTGGCATCGCTTACTTGGTGATATTTATGCTTGCAGCGGCTAATGGGTCCTGATGGCATGTCTCTGGTGAACGGGACGACGGGGGTCCATGGAGATGACTACTGGAATGAGGGAGGGGTCTCTCAAGGAAGACCGCCCTCCCCACAGAATCAATCTCAAACGCAGAGCCAGCCCCAGAGACAGGTCAGCGACGTCTATTCCAACACTCTGCCCGTCCGCAGGCCTCAGCCTGCTAAAAACAAGACCACTGTGGGTAAGAGAAACCAACCATTCCACACAACCTTATGGACAAACAAAGTGCTTTTGATTTTGAGAAAAGCTCTATAAAAATGGAaggaattatttttttattattattaatagttaattcACTCTCTAGGAGAAACACGAACTCTGCCTAGGTCAAGTTCCATGGCGGCTGGTCTGGAGAAGAACGGACGCGCCCGTGTGCAGGCCATTTTCTCCCACGCCGCTGGTGACAACAGCACCCTGCTCAGCTTCACTGAAGGAGATATCATCACCCTGCTGGTGCCAGAGGCTCGGGATGGCTGGCACTATGGAGAGAATGAGAAAAACAAGATGTAAGCACTCAATAATATATGTTGTACATTAGCAACAGAACTCAATGGAAACATTACAAGTCTTTAATGAACCACACATCCCATGAAGCACTTCAGATGACATTGGGATAGTCGCTAGGGTTTCAGAGCCCCTTGAACTGTTCATCTCAGATTATTCTCTTGAGAAAAAGAGCCCAATAATCTCCCATGTGTGTCCTCCAGAGTTTcaaaagagatctcaacaatgtctcaaagTGCCTAGCAGCGACTGCAAAGTCTGACACATTTCTATACATTCTCTCACTacttatatatttgtatttacttaattattttgaaataaacaaTGATTTATAGATCATATGCAAATAGTTAGGGTGATAAATTTGATTCTTTTTCTCAATCTGAGAAAAAGTCTCCATTTACTCtccaattattttttttttgtttttttttaagagaatatttttctaaataaattggGATATTAAAGATATTTCATTTATGCTTTTTCTTCACATTGACATCATGGATGTCAAGTTTCTAAAGATAAGCTCTTTTCTTTCAGGCGTGGATGGTTTCCTTTTTCCTACACTCGAGTGCTGCCTGAAAGTGATGGCGATAAGTTAAGAGTCAAGTAAGTTCCCTGAAATGGTATAAAATGTGTTTCTCTCTTTACATTTGCTATTAACATACTGTATGTTTCCAATGATCGGCTCATGATCAGATAGtactttaaaagccaggtgtaCAGTAAATTCAGCAAAGATATTAGATTAAATCGGTTCACTAAAACCATGCATTGGAAGATGGATTTGACCACAtttacagggttagttcacccaaaaatgaaatttctgtcattaattactcaccctcatgtcatcccaaacctgtaagaccttcgttcattttcagaacacaaattaagatattattgatgaaatccaagggtatctgatccacacacatgacattgcaccttttgaggtccagaaaggtattaaagacattgataaaatagtcaacgtgactacagtggttcaaccttaatattataaagtgacgagaatacattttgtgcgcaaaaacaaaacaaaaataacaactttactcaacaaattcgtctgtcccctgtcatactgctacgctattttcgttgtagagcttcagtgtttacgtccgaacggcggctcagtattggccagatctggtcacgtgagcagcatgacgcatgcgtgtgatgctgacgcaggagccggccaatactgagccgccgttcagac contains:
- the baiap2a gene encoding brain-specific angiogenesis inhibitor 1-associated protein 2a isoform X4, which produces MVLTEDFTMSRTDEVHRITENVYKSIMEQFNPCLRNFIAMGKNYEKALSSVTFAAKGYFDALVRMGELASESQGSKDLGDVLFQMAEVHRQIQVQLEEMLKCFHNELLSELEKKVELDARYLTAALKKYQMEHKSKGESLEKCQGELKKLRRKSQGSKNPSKYGEKELQYVETISSKQSELDTFIAEGYKTALSEERRRYCFLVDRQCAVAKNSSAYHGKGKDLLTQKIPVWQQACSDPNKLPDRAMLLAQQMTSGSSTLLSSPLHSSKGNLVISDPIPGAQPLPVPPELAAFMGHQGRLMGPDGMSLVNGTTGVHGDDYWNEGGVSQGRPPSPQNQSQTQSQPQRQVSDVYSNTLPVRRPQPAKNKTTVGETRTLPRSSSMAAGLEKNGRARVQAIFSHAAGDNSTLLSFTEGDIITLLVPEARDGWHYGENEKNKMRGWFPFSYTRVLPESDGDKLRVNLHHGKSSSTGNLLEREDMSLPMPDYGLTARLLAQSLTQTRPRPYSMAGFAQPALEDYDSQFATSLGPELSRF
- the baiap2a gene encoding brain-specific angiogenesis inhibitor 1-associated protein 2a isoform X2 — encoded protein: MVLTEDFTMSRTDEVHRITENVYKSIMEQFNPCLRNFIAMGKNYEKALSSVTFAAKGYFDALVRMGELASESQGSKDLGDVLFQMAEVHRQIQVQLEEMLKCFHNELLSELEKKVELDARYLTAALKKYQMEHKSKGESLEKCQGELKKLRRKSQGSKNPSKYGEKELQYVETISSKQSELDTFIAEGYKTALSEERRRYCFLVDRQCAVAKNSSAYHGKGKDLLTQKIPVWQQACSDPNKLPDRAMLLAQQMTSGSSTLLSSPLHSSKGNLVISDPIPGAQPLPVPPELAAFMGHQGRLMGPDGMSLVNGTTGVHGDDYWNEGGVSQGRPPSPQNQSQTQSQPQRQVSDVYSNTLPVRRPQPAKNKTTVGETRTLPRSSSMAAGLEKNGRARVQAIFSHAAGDNSTLLSFTEGDIITLLVPEARDGWHYGENEKNKMRGWFPFSYTRVLPESDGDKLRVNLHHGKSSSTGNLLEREDMSLPMPDYGLTARLLAQSLTQTRPRPYSMAGFAQPALEDYDSQFATSGGRVWWVGGEL
- the baiap2a gene encoding brain-specific angiogenesis inhibitor 1-associated protein 2a isoform X3, yielding MVLTEDFTMSRTDEVHRITENVYKSIMEQFNPCLRNFIAMGKNYEKALSSVTFAAKGYFDALVRMGELASESQGSKDLGDVLFQMAEVHRQIQVQLEEMLKCFHNELLSELEKKVELDARYLTAALKKYQMEHKSKGESLEKCQGELKKLRRKSQGSKNPSKYGEKELQYVETISSKQSELDTFIAEGYKTALSEERRRYCFLVDRQCAVAKNSSAYHGKGKDLLTQKIPVWQQACSDPNKLPDRAMLLAQQMTSGSSTLLSSPLHSSKGNLVISDPIPGAQPLPVPPELAAFMGHQGRLMGPDGMSLVNGTTGVHGDDYWNEGGVSQGRPPSPQNQSQTQSQPQRQVSDVYSNTLPVRRPQPAKNKTTVGETRTLPRSSSMAAGLEKNGRARVQAIFSHAAGDNSTLLSFTEGDIITLLVPEARDGWHYGENEKNKMRGWFPFSYTRVLPESDGDKLRVNLHHGKSSSTGNLLEREDMSLPMPDYGLTARLLAQSLTQTRPRPYSMAGFAQPALEDYDSQFATSSDGKLISTV
- the baiap2a gene encoding brain-specific angiogenesis inhibitor 1-associated protein 2a isoform X5 — encoded protein: MVLTEDFTMSRTDEVHRITENVYKSIMEQFNPCLRNFIAMGKNYEKALSSVTFAAKGYFDALVRMGELASESQGSKDLGDVLFQMAEVHRQIQVQLEEMLKCFHNELLSELEKKVELDARYLTAALKKYQMEHKSKGESLEKCQGELKKLRRKSQGSKNPSKYGEKELQYVETISSKQSELDTFIAEGYKTALSEERRRYCFLVDRQCAVAKNSSAYHGKGKDLLTQKIPVWQQACSDPNKLPDRAMLLAQQMTSGSSTLLSSPLHSSKGNLVISDPIPGAQPLPVPPELAAFMGHQGRLMGPDGMSLVNGTTGVHGDDYWNEGGVSQGRPPSPQNQSQTQSQPQRQVSDVYSNTLPVRRPQPAKNKTTVGETRTLPRSSSMAAGLEKNGRARVQAIFSHAAGDNSTLLSFTEGDIITLLVPEARDGWHYGENEKNKMRGWFPFSYTRVLPESDGDKLRVNLHHGKSSSTGNLLEREDMSLPMPDYGLTARLLAQSLTQTRPRPYSMAGFAQ
- the baiap2a gene encoding brain-specific angiogenesis inhibitor 1-associated protein 2a isoform X1; this translates as MVLTEDFTMSRTDEVHRITENVYKSIMEQFNPCLRNFIAMGKNYEKALSSVTFAAKGYFDALVRMGELASESQGSKDLGDVLFQMAEVHRQIQVQLEEMLKCFHNELLSELEKKVELDARYLTAALKKYQMEHKSKGESLEKCQGELKKLRRKSQGSKNPSKYGEKELQYVETISSKQSELDTFIAEGYKTALSEERRRYCFLVDRQCAVAKNSSAYHGKGKDLLTQKIPVWQQACSDPNKLPDRAMLLAQQMTSGSSTLLSSPLHSSKGNLVISDPIPGAQPLPVPPELAAFMGHQGRLMGPDGMSLVNGTTGVHGDDYWNEGGVSQGRPPSPQNQSQTQSQPQRQVSDVYSNTLPVRRPQPAKNKTTVGETRTLPRSSSMAAGLEKNGRARVQAIFSHAAGDNSTLLSFTEGDIITLLVPEARDGWHYGENEKNKMRGWFPFSYTRVLPESDGDKLRVNLHHGKSSSTGNLLEREDMSLPMPDYGLTARLLAQSLTQTRPRPYSMAGFAQPALEDYDSQFATSDRSLELYFRPSIMDDRSAPLYY